The following nucleotide sequence is from Cydia pomonella isolate Wapato2018A chromosome 6, ilCydPomo1, whole genome shotgun sequence.
aatattttaattacttttacatTTACTATTATTATCGAAATGGGAGGATATTAAAAATACCCCAATTTAGATACTAAGGAAATATGGACAAGATGGTTATGTATAAACTACCTTTGAGCTACGGTTTTACGTCAAGTGTGTATGCAAAATTAACAAAAAGAAACAGTGTCCATGGCCTCCATTATTTCTGCTCGAAATATAACGAccttaagtaatataaaatacaattcttcGATTTTATACGTGTCACAcgtataaaagaaaacaataggTTCACCATTTTGCGTTTACGGGGTAAATGCGCCTTgtttaattagaaataaaatatattattatattgtatgtgCACATTTTTTTCAGTAACTTGGTTTAATTTATTCGTGACGAATTGAATGTGATTCTATGTAAAAGCGCATTTATTCCAAGTGACAAAATTATCTCCGTCGTCCTTAAATGATTACTTTAATCCCGGTAAATAAAAACGAAGTATAAATTTTCAcacgatacatatttttgggtaTATGCGGAGTGAATAATCTCATACTTCTACTGGCCTTATGTTTTCTAGTATTTAACAAGGATTGTAGCAGGAGTAATAGTAACAATTCTGCGGTGGTGGCGGCGACGGCATAGGACGAGCGGTCACGCAGGGCGGGTACTCCATGCAATACTGAGGACACGAGGCGCACTGTCCAATGGGTGGGCAGGACTGGTTTTTTTGGTTTTCGAAATGAAAACAACAGTTGCCCTGATAAacaaagaaaagaaaacataaaatatcttgtttgtgtaaaaacaaataatatttcgatGGCCGCTTGACATCAAGCAGGCTGTACCTATACTTTTTGACAtggataaaaaaataagtagtcGTGGACAGTATTCTTATTAGAATAGAGTGCGTATGGTTTTGACAATGGCCATGAAATGTATTAAACATAGTTGTATTGCGTTAATACTTGCATTTCAATGCAtcactaatgaaataaaaggaaTACTTTTtgccttgttttttttacacttttgaGTAATACAAAGTCAATGTTCCAGTACTTCATCTCACTTAAGTCATTGACGAGTCGATATCTGAGTGCCATCCATTGGATATTAGCTTGTCGAGAATTAGAACATTTACCTTGTAAGGTATAGTCGATCAATCGGTCAACTTGATCTTCAATATCGGACAGGCTATACCTATTCGAGTCAAACCCTACCAATTTTGCATTAGACCAAACTACAACACAGAGCCGTCAATCTTCTTATTTAGGTACATAAGCGGATAACTTCCTTAAGTAAGATTCCGTGAATTAATTAACTGCCCAGGTAAAAATCTTTCAGTGAAATTCCTTGCAAAAACTTTTCGTAATACGGCGCTTTCTGTTAATTACTGGGCTTAGAGCGGAAAGTTGAAAAGTTCAGATGTCCTTATCCTACCTACTTATCccggtatttatttttacaatatacCAAATTAGTTAGAGCATTTACCAACTGGAGTTGCCACCCATCGCGTAGCTTTATTCTCCTCTGTCGAAAGCCTCGCCTAATAGtaatacttattgtatggactgacatttatctgacatggctacatacatttgacgtgcttCTCCCccacaaaaatcggcagactgttttgtacaaaaaattacagacaaggcgtctccagttgttaaatgctctaagcCAAATTATATGGATTGTGATCCAAAAATAGTTTTGTGTAGGTATAATGTTTGAATTGAATCCGACATGTGAATATGCCActattattaaaaagttttagtaTCGCGCCGACCGTTGAGTACTTAGCTCTTAGCTTGATACTAGGCTGTCTTACTCGCCTCTGTCTTCAGAACTACGCCCGCCGACGATCGGCACTGACAACGACGCTGATGGTCAGTGTGACACTAACTCACACCGCTTTCTGAAGACATAAGAAGCGTCCCCGACACCAGTCGTTCTCAACTAGATATTAAAGCGCTCACTGAAGGCAGCGGCGGTCAGCGCTGACCGCTACGGGGCGCCGACGCCGACGCGGAGCGCGGAGCGCGTATATCCCCGTATTGTTCAGCACTCAGCGCTCAACCGTCAGCACTCAGCGCTCAACCGTCAGCACTCAGCGCTCAACCGTCAGCACTCACCTGTCAGCGTTATTCTAAAACCTTCTCTGGACATCAATACATATTGGCCTGCCAGAGCGGACGGTCATCGTCACGATAGAACCAacaataatttaatacttaGATGTACATAGGTATAACTCTCAGAATGACGCTCTAAACTTTGCATACAATTCTCGATGCACTCGCGTGGCAATTAGGGAACTAAGTCAAAGTTTGAACGCTGTCAACATGGTTTAAACTCATACTAGGTACGAGTTTATATGAAAGTGCTAACTGATGTAACCAGAAAGTGCATCCTCTGCTGAAGTGATCGAGTTAGCCGTACCCACCCATGGTACTCCCTCCTAAAGTAAAAGAGCAAAAGTTTTAAACTGGCTAATAGTACTTATATTCAACGACAACCCAAATTCAATCTCAGCGTCAGTGCACTTCCACACACATTAGGGAAGCGTATGTAACCAACACGTTTTCGTTCCAATTGCAAAACTTCATATGTGAATTGAGTTACAGTCCCTATATGGTACTCGTAATATCAACTATTTATCGCTTTATCAAAAGTATAAAAAGTATAGACAAAGGTTTATAGATTACAGGTGAAATTATAACTCTTTAGTTAAAGCAGCTCTGCAGGGTTACTCTATTTTCAATTACAGCAAGAGGAGTCAACGTGATCTCTTTTAAGCATCGTAATTACGATGCTATGCTTGCTTGGATGCTTGAGTAATTACTCAAGAGTATAAAAAGGAATTACTGAGACCAATCTTGCAGAGCGGTGGTTTACGAACCATAGAGGAATACAAGTACCAGTCCCAGTCTCGATTAATTCACAAgctatttttcaccacaccaactgctAATCttcattgttcaaaaactaatgagagatttgcattttatccacatgtggggcaaagaaaacagatgcaaattttaagttgtttcaTCACGTGAGCTGGTAGAGTTGACATTTAAATGATGatattgaatgttttttttttattatgttcatttggatttgatttgatttgttcGTTTTTGATAAtacatagttaatattttcctcgcgagAAAAGAAAGAGAGAGAACCGCGAGAGAAATACTAActaacattacaaatcaaataaaaatgaactttattaAATAGTTATCATTCAATATCAACCATATATCAACACttaaagtcaattctatcagccaacatgagcaaacaactcaaaatttgaatCAGATTACTAAAATGCAGCAATAAAATGCAATGCAGAGAGTTTAGcttgaaattataatatttttttatttcatctcTACTATTCGaaaagttcacctttcataggctgatagAAGGGTGGAAAATTGTATTTCCCACGGggtggaattttttttttaatgtatacttcgagcaacggctaacagccatatatgccatattattcagttaaaagaTCTTATATTAGCTTCCGCATTTTCAGACTAAGTAGTAtcgaaattaaataattgtcaaAATTATACTATTTACTTGTATTTAATATCTAAGTGTATGAAatcaacaaatatttgttaatgaCGTAATAAATGACGAggaatatttcaaatattataattacattacattcattcaGTTTCACATTTTTAAGGCGCGTATAGATGAAGGTCATTTCAGACTCATCTCAATTGAAGATTGGGCtgtgtattttgtaaataaacaacCCAATCCGAGTAATATATGTAAATGGCGCAATTATATTTTGATTGGAAAAAGAATCTGAATTCCAGTCATAACCTACATTTCTTATGTTTCCTCTTAGTCTAAATGATAAGTACGGGAAACCGTGTACGGGAAATACAGACAGTTATCTATAAGATTAGATACGTAAATGGATAACGTTGTAGCCTTCCATTATTTTTTGGTAGACTTACACCCACACAAATATTATAGAATCGGattatcattaaaatatatcgCGGTTATATAATCTTTTGTtcaagttttttaataaaagccggattttaatattattcgaGTATTGAGTTTGAATCGGTCCACCTTAGTTTTTTGAGCGTGGCTGTAATGAAATTGAATTTCACCTCGGCGTCGCAGGCGTTCATTTGGCTTTTTGCTTTCGCTTTGAAAGGATATTGCGTGGGAATTTATTCAGATGGCGATTTGTCCATGCTTCAAACTTTTATTGGTATTGAATTTTACTGAATATTCAATTTATGACCATTTCTGTTTCTATGAAATACAATttcgaataaataaaacaataataagtaaataaacatcGAAATTAATCAGAGCGTTGCTAGCCCAGTGGGAAGGCGTGCATCTTTCATTCAATCCGTCGCGTTCGCGCATACTATCAACGGAATGTaggaaaaattacattttgcatTAGTTATTCTAACGACAGTATATAAAACCAATATATGAAAGGTAATGTGTTGAAATGGTAGGTTCAAAAATGTCTTATTTACAAAGTAAATTTGGCTATATTCAGAGGGATTTATACTATCCGCTAATCATAATATTTTCTGTATTGGCACGACGATGCAAGTGAATGAGAAGTCCGGATGTAAAATAGGATTGCTGATGGTACGGATTTCTAATGTGCTACCGATGCAGGAATGATAGAATATAAAGATATTATTAATTACCTCTTCATCTTCCCTGATGTAACGTGATTCTTGGTGGTCGGCGTCGCGAATGAAGCGGCTCTCTTCGTAGGGCTTCTTACGCGGGCGCTTGCCGACTGCCACTTCGCAAGCGCGCCGCATTAGCACCGTCGGTTGGTTAGCCTGCAACAAtggaaataaatgtttaaaaacaaatataactgAAGTCGTTTCATCTTACAAAGAACGATTTTGGCAAAACAGGGAAAAGAGTTTACCGTGTGCACAGATTTGTcgccaaaaataaataaatgaattaagcACATAAAGCTTTTTCATATACCTGACGGAAATTGGTACGTAATGTTTGTTTCAAAAGCAGTGTTTTCACCGAATTTAAATAAGGTTACTTTTAAGGTAAACGGTTTTctaaaagcaaaaataaatttgaaaatcaGTTAATTATTGACCAACCATCTAGCATAAGTACAGAGAAATGTAGAGGAATAAAATTGTGGatctcatatttatttacacgaGTCTTTTTTAGGACCGATTACCGGCTTAACGACAAATAAGGATAAAGATCAAGGGTTTTAATAATATCCTTTATTAAAGGTGTGAAACAAGCGTTCCATTGAAACTCGAATTAAATGGATGGCAACCGAATGGAAGGTAACCGGTATGATCAAGTGTCCTTTCAAGTACAAAcctagtcatattttagtttcttCAGACctcgttttatttaaatgtatgattaattataacttataacaacaaattaaaattcaaaggcAGCGTACATTGTCAATCATCAAGTATATCTTCAAGTGAAACTTTTATGGGTTTTTGCAAAAGACGACAGCAAAGCGCGGTTTTTCCGTCGCAGACGGGTACTTTTGCCGGATCACACACTTTGACCTTGGGGCTGACATCACATTCGAGCTCTACGTCGCGTGGACAGCGCTGGAGAAAGTTGGTCGCGCCTTGAACCTTTCCGTGCTCCTGGTCCTGCATGCCGTTGCGCTTGAATGCAGTCACGGGGAGCCTGCGCACCTGCAACCCAGACACTCCCGTTTAGTCTCACTTATGTAGATCAAAATAAATTGTCAGGCTTAGTGACACAAACGAAATAAAAGTAAgcacacatttaaaaaaatgtgcaaTATAATGAGCATGATGAATCAACAAGCCACACTcttctcttttatttatttattaaatcttgTGCTCGCTCTGTAACCCAATATTGCGCCTTGGTTCTGCGGATACTTTTCCTTACATCAGTAAAAAATCTGCTATGGTGTAGCATTTGCATCGTTCGTTTGTATCGTATGAatcgaataataaaaataagagtGTATTAGTAAAAATCGTACTCTGATTATATTTCTTGATGACGCAAATAACTTCCTTGCTAGAATCTACGCACCAACAGGATCATTGTTTCTTAGCTTTTTTTACGGCCAGTTTCTTCATTGGTTTGATGGCAATTGGTCTAGGATAGTCGCCACACCAAGCATCGTGCCAACATTTTCTGATGTATGCAATGCCACCGCTTTCTCCGACATTTTGATCTTGGAGGCCATTCCTTTTCAACGCAGATGATGGCAGGGGATAAACCTGCCAAAGGTCGTCTGAGTCGTAACttgaatacatatatatacttttCTTGTAACTTTACTACTCACTATATAAAAGGTTTATTTCCTCTTTTTAATAGGCATTACTTCTTGGGTTATTTTagggtaatgtttttttagCGGTGTAACAGCTGTGTATACGGAAGGTTCGAGCGCTAGCCCACCAGCACAAAGAAACCTTATTGCACCTCTGTATCCGTGGATTTGATCCTGAATTCCGTTTCTCATGTACGCAGTCTTAGGCAGTCTTCCGTGACGAGTAGGAACATACCGTTCCTGGAACCAAccacaatgtaaataaataataataataaaaaaatatttgtagttGGTTTCAGTGTACGgttgaaataataataagaaatgaAGTCGCATAAAGAGTTGGtaagaactcgagtcttttaagtctacTCGTAAATTTGAAGATCTCCATTCGTTATTACGCAATTCTGCGCTTAAAATTTTCCGAGTCTTAAGTCCCGAGTCTAgtcattttttaagttttctacGTGAAACTTAAAAGGACTCATGTATCCGAATAAAGACTTCGTCAAAAATGTTGTATGTTTTATCTACGAGTAACACAAAGGAAAATCGTTAGTTTTTAATGATATGTGCACCATAACCTATGAATTTAATGTGGAGATCTTTTGTACATGTACAAAAGACTTAGTTCTCCATAAGTACTCAAGTTTCGGCTTAATGactagagtctgaaaaactgagtcgagtcttaaagcagatgACCCAAAGGacttgagtcttaaccaacactaacaAAAAGGGCGTTAAATAGGTTAACCTCAATCAATTCATATCATATCAAACAGTGATATATTCTGGCATTAAGAATAAATTACAAAACCTCAAAATATATCTTTCTAAAGgacttttattttgtgtatacGAGTAAGATTGTTTAGTACGTTCCAGTTCATTGTTTGTGATTGacaattgattgattgattgattgtgaTTTCGTCATACTTACATTAAAACTGAACTATAATCATATTAAACATTGAGTCTGGCGTGATATGAATTTAAATAAGTAGGGTAATTGTGTATTCGGCAAGTAGTGATAATGGctatatgaaattaaaaaagttattctAGGTATTTCTACTTTCTCCATAAATTGTTTTACCTCATAAACTGTTCAAGGTTAACTGTAACCTACACCTACAAATTCATATCAATTTTGCTTTACTTACAATGCGTCCATCTTCATATCGATAGCATGGTATAATGTACTTTGTCTTGGTCGGTTTACACTGCGGCTCGCAACACGGCGGCCGAGGCGATGGCGGACGAACGACGTAGCAGTCCTGATGATTGTTAGGCGGTGAACATGGTCGACGCTCCATCTTATGTTGGCTATGACGACACTCGCCTCGACGAGAACTTTCTTCGCGAGATTCCTTAGGCTTTGGTTTTTCACAGCAATAATATGTTTTAGTGCACGCCGGAAGACAAGGGTAGAAGTCAACAGGCGCATCGTTGCACCTCGGAGCAATCAGAACTGGCCGCACTGAATTCGCACCACATTCCTCTAAGCAGCAAATTTccatttttatagttttataagCCTTATGTATCACTTAATAATTTAGTTCATAACAAAACTATCACGGTAAATTTATAATCGTTTTTCCAAACCCTATATTCCTATTTGTCAATTTTGAAATGATTCggtagtattttaaaattattcgtTACCTACCAGTATTCTTCTAATATATTATTTGGACCTCCATGCAGTagatttatttgaatcaaagagtataataatatataatctgTCAAGCCAtctccgtcagtagaaaaaagcggcaaatttaaaaaatgtaggcgcgaagaaGGCGCTAAGTGTTATCGTCCCTTTTGAAGGGTTGTcgtaatttcgcgcctttttctactgacaaagacTTTACAGACTATAGTCATTGCCAAAGAGCGAAGTAATGGTCATTTTTTGACAGCGTCATTTTTTGACAGCTGACAATTTCAATGAATATTTTGGCAAGTAAGTATgggggttgtcgttgagattcaagatggcgaagacgtctcgagaatatttttttgtgttttgctcatgttttgctcatttatgttgttcaaagtgtagtatagatagcttattatgcagtgaactatcgtggaagtgtgcagttaatgaaaaactaatcttgaaacgcgtttaaccatgttttaatcaacatccggcaatccatcgtggcttttagtaaagtccagctatctctttactaaaaacAACTACCGAACAAGAACAACGTcctgctctacgagcacacttaaagtcttaaaacatgcttaaaacttacaacgaaacttgacattggcaaaatcatcatagatttgatggaagccatattttaaaagaagaagaagaagtaagtATTCATAATGTCTAAGATCGTAGATTCATATACTACTTAACCGTGTcttcgacattggcagaatcatcaacaccttgatggagccataacacgaaaaattgattgaagtATTCATAATGctcaaaaatattgttttaatgcTCGTGCGACGTCTGCAAAATCCGCGGATCGAGTGTAGTTAATTGACATGGTGGCTTGTAAAATATTGCCAGGAGCGCTAAATTAACATTAGAAAACAATATCTGTGTGTACGTGCATCGTTGCTCGTCGACATCTCCCGCCCTGCAAACACAAAGGCGCAAGTTGACTGGGACGGCACGGACACGGCGACTTTTCAggttttcaattaattttatttgtgagAGCATTCCAAGAAAATTCTACGTGACGACCGGAAAAGAGATTGGCTCGTAAAAGTCAGAACTCGATCCCGGTTGCggtattaaaatattagtatCAGACAACCAACCAACTAAGATTTCTTTATTCTGCAACGGGGGCAAAACTTCATAAAAAATCATATAGGCTATATACGCTAATCCACTCTTAGAATTTTTTAGGATCCCAATCAAGACTACCTTGATGAAAAAACACCATTTGTAAAGTATATCCAATTAAACTTTAGAAAAAACCCAATCCGCTCAGCCATGGTCGAAAATTGGGGAACATACTTTAAAAAGTACTACCGTCATACCAAATAAAGACTCCCCAAAAAAACCCCTGTAAAACTTAATAATGTACACAATAAACAAGTTGTAGCATACATACAAGTTGTAGCATTACATACCTTCCTTCTAATTGCTTATAGGGTTTAAACGTAAATACCTATTATACTAAACATTAACACGTGTtcggttataaatatatttaacgttTTCTAAGTTATTCCATTTTAGCCAATCATCTTCACCCGAGgaacttttatttaatcttaCCGTTTCAATATCAAGCACTTACCTCCCATTCCGTAAGGCTGCACGGTCCCGAGAACACACATTAGTCGCCGTGCTATCGCCAACAAAACGGAGCAAAATCCTAAAGCAAAGCTTTTCCCAGCGTCGCAAACATTTGCAGCCGCCTCCTTGTCGCCGTCGACTCGAAAATGCAATTTTCCCAATGCAAATCGAACGCTCCAGACAGATTTAATGCCTTTTACTTGCCGATTCCGTTCATCACTTCCGCAGAGAATTGAAGATGACCACGTCCTAAGGGAATCTAGCGAGATCTGCATTTGCTCAAGTATTTGACGGTAGATCGGAGCTTAACTTCATTTCCTCGGTAAAGGAAATGGACTTagtttcaaaatttgaaaatgaGTTACTTATTTAACTTAGGAATCGGATATCAAATCACAAAACGACATGCACACACAAAAAGGCATGATCATAAAATCGTTTTATTAAGACATGTctatgaaataatgtttaactaCCCACAAAAGTGACAAGGATACAAGCTTTAATTGACAAAATTAAACGTGATGAAGTGACATTGTGTTTGACTCAATGATATTAATTTATGATGATATTCAtgatatttactttaaaattatggaAAAGTTGTAAAGCATGACATTCAGTTCCCTTGTTAGCGTCCTACACAGGTACAGACTGAGTAATTAAGAGGAGAGGGGAACACCACAAACCACAATCTTCTTAGaaaagtagtccccattttcctctctggatattgacattataaaaaaaaaattacataatttgatgtaagtaggtacctatatttaccATAGCCATGCCCCTTcattgattttttaaaatttttgattatataagaattaggagcgaaaaacaaatctaaacaataaaattgaatgCTTCTTAATcgtgtaata
It contains:
- the LOC133519130 gene encoding uncharacterized protein LOC133519130 isoform X1, which gives rise to MEICCLEECGANSVRPVLIAPRCNDAPVDFYPCLPACTKTYYCCEKPKPKESREESSRRGECRHSQHKMERRPCSPPNNHQDCYVVRPPSPRPPCCEPQCKPTKTKYIIPCYRYEDGRIANQPTVLMRRACEVAVGKRPRKKPYEESRFIRDADHQESRYIREDEEGNCCFHFENQKNQSCPPIGQCASCPQYCMEYPPCVTARPMPSPPPPQNCYYYSCYNPC
- the LOC133519130 gene encoding uncharacterized protein LOC133519130 isoform X2 encodes the protein MEICCLEECGANSVRPVLIAPRCNDAPVDFYPCLPACTKTYYCCEKPKPKESREESSRRGECRHSQHKMERRPCSPPNNHQDCYVVRPPSPRPPCCEPQCKPTKTKYIIPCYRYEDGRIANQPTVLMRRACEVAVGKRPRKKPYEESRFIRDADHQESRYIREDEEGNCCFHFENQKNQSCPPIGQCASCPQYCMEYPPCVTARPMPSPPPPQNYNTAS
- the LOC133519130 gene encoding uncharacterized protein LOC133519130 isoform X4 gives rise to the protein MEICCLEECGANSVRPVLIAPRCNDAPVDFYPCLPACTKTYYCCEKPKPKESREESSRRGECRHSQHKMERRPCSPPNNHQDCYVVRPPSPRPPCCEPQCKPTKTKYIIPCYRYEDGRIANQPTVLMRRACEVAVGKRPRKKPYEESRFIRDADHQESRYIREDEETTRRPKPAVQSNGKTKIARIRNKTAIN
- the LOC133519130 gene encoding uncharacterized protein LOC133519130 isoform X3, with the translated sequence MEICCLEECGANSVRPVLIAPRCNDAPVDFYPCLPACTKTYYCCEKPKPKESREESSRRGECRHSQHKMERRPCSPPNNHQDCYVVRPPSPRPPCCEPQCKPTKTKYIIPCYRYEDGRIVRRLPVTAFKRNGMQDQEHGKVQGATNFLQRCPRDVELECDVSPKVKVCDPAKVPVCDGKTALCCRLLQKPIKVSLEDILDD
- the LOC133519130 gene encoding uncharacterized protein LOC133519130 isoform X5, with product MEICCLEECGANSVRPVLIAPRCNDAPVDFYPCLPACTKTYYCCEKPKPKESREESSRRGECRHSQHKMERRPCSPPNNHQDCYVVRPPSPRPPCCEPQCKPTKTKYIIPCYRYEDGRIERYVPTRHGRLPKTAYMRNGIQDQIHGYRGAIRFLCAGGLALEPSVYTAVTPLKKHYPKITQEVMPIKKRK